In one window of Leptospira sp. GIMC2001 DNA:
- a CDS encoding PP2C family protein-serine/threonine phosphatase yields the protein MSLYSFFSKIYKNYLEYEIDQPQARKTYWDELNAQCLKGALPAAFISLFAFIRYIDIDRQLHPEIPELYWARIGLTISGIITFVLYAFPIFRKQGIFLWLIPAGYVEIGTAWITARVGGEPSYIASYVLVLMLFVIVPFPLIISISLMAMSALTFIFTYNHYVDHDTPLTVSQSLITLRNAFVIGSVFIFFLDRIRKRSYLKSIKIIAQKDKVEKLLVKVDREILLARKIQTSLLPKKIPDEHRINLNFHYSPVTNLGGDFIDINYSRKDEIGIFICDVSGHGVPAAFLASMVKMSLNNWADNLQEPAKVLIGIHNSLKGKLTGNFITASMCYINLNTGKMKVAGAGHLPLLLLRKSGEVNIFQPKGRVICDLFPPDCVDMDVSLGNGDKFVLFTDGITEARNSSSDMFGDDRFKNLISKQVGYNTREICENVMREVSEFVGHHREFQDDVTIVAAEFNN from the coding sequence ATGTCTTTATATTCTTTTTTTTCAAAAATATACAAAAACTACCTTGAGTACGAAATTGACCAACCTCAGGCAAGGAAAACGTATTGGGACGAACTGAACGCTCAATGTCTAAAAGGAGCTTTACCAGCTGCATTCATTTCGTTATTTGCCTTTATTAGATATATTGATATTGATAGGCAGCTCCATCCAGAGATTCCGGAATTGTATTGGGCAAGAATCGGATTAACTATTTCTGGCATTATAACTTTTGTATTGTATGCATTTCCTATTTTTCGCAAGCAAGGAATCTTTCTATGGTTGATTCCAGCGGGATATGTTGAGATTGGAACTGCTTGGATTACCGCGCGTGTTGGAGGTGAACCAAGTTATATAGCAAGTTATGTATTGGTATTAATGTTATTTGTAATTGTACCTTTTCCTTTGATCATATCAATATCTCTAATGGCAATGTCTGCTCTCACTTTCATTTTTACTTACAATCATTATGTGGATCATGATACTCCTTTGACTGTAAGTCAATCTTTGATTACACTGAGAAATGCGTTTGTTATTGGCTCTGTTTTTATATTCTTTTTGGATCGCATAAGAAAGAGGAGTTATCTAAAATCCATCAAAATAATTGCACAGAAAGATAAAGTTGAAAAATTGCTAGTAAAAGTAGATCGTGAGATTCTTCTTGCAAGAAAAATCCAAACTTCTCTGCTTCCAAAAAAAATTCCAGATGAACATAGAATCAATTTGAATTTTCATTATTCTCCTGTCACGAACTTGGGTGGAGATTTTATTGATATTAACTATTCGAGAAAAGATGAGATTGGAATTTTTATTTGCGACGTATCTGGACATGGAGTACCGGCAGCATTTCTTGCTTCGATGGTCAAAATGTCATTGAATAACTGGGCAGACAATCTTCAGGAACCAGCCAAAGTATTGATTGGAATTCACAATAGCTTAAAAGGTAAATTGACGGGGAATTTTATTACAGCTAGCATGTGTTATATTAATTTGAATACTGGAAAAATGAAAGTTGCTGGAGCCGGACATTTACCTTTGCTTCTTCTTCGTAAATCTGGTGAAGTAAATATATTTCAACCAAAGGGGAGGGTGATTTGTGACCTTTTTCCTCCTGATTGTGTGGATATGGATGTTAGTCTTGGAAACGGAGATAAGTTTGTTTTATTTACAGATGGAATCACAGAGGCACGAAATTCTTCAAGTGATATGTTCGGTGATGACAGATTTAAAAATTTGATCTCTAAGCAAGTTGGTTATAATACTCGTGAAATTTGTGAGAACGTGATGCGAGAGGTTTCAGAATTTGTCGGACATCATCGGGAATTTCAAGATGATGTAACTATTGTCGCCGCTGAATTCAATAATTAG
- a CDS encoding TonB-dependent receptor: MYKSKFIFVHSIFFLIYLAGGNQLLSQDNEVKAEKIEIRETKTNSKNENFDKNKSGMNSEILLEEAKTRYSSLPEILEREAGLRVRSYGGLGSYSTLSIRGTNPNQSRFYIDGIPFNSSQSGEVNLADLPFDNLESVEVYRSGVPVGFSGSAIGGIVNLKSMKPLRRTTRLNIGGGSFNTGRTSISHSDINESKTLGYTVFGLMEKSDQNFSFLNDRGTILLNTIDDSIDRRKNAQFERAQTMGSVFWSIGKTDLRLVTDLNHRRQGIPGPGNNQTEKTSRKYSRLLTAISSDTQELFYDWLRLENRLYYTGFRDEFYDPRSEFSSGRPNAQTNSETIGFQTSPTLYLLDYYQIVRISGGAEKENFRRDRRNFDHMVLEKEPIRNRNYLNASIEDEIRLFDAKLLLTPGVSFDEYRDTWQNDRNYIRKTTQFTNPRMGFLWKIWKGESQEIKIRANANISSRIPAFLELFGERGQILGNENLKPERSENRDVGIVYDYEFWGILNRTEISWFKKMIRDMILFVPNSQFSLRAENIDGADIQGIETGHSMFWKSWKLRTNYTYQIAKNRSASPNLNGKFLPLRPMHELYSSLTYSLANWQIGGEFTYIGAVFRDRTNEYVNYLPARDIYGAFVSYSLWKGEKEEELKVSFEVKNILNKQFSDIIGYPLPGRIWYCNLDYKF; this comes from the coding sequence ATTTATAAATCAAAATTTATATTTGTACATTCAATTTTTTTCCTTATATATCTGGCAGGCGGGAATCAGTTGCTAAGCCAAGACAATGAAGTAAAAGCAGAAAAAATCGAAATTCGCGAAACAAAAACAAATTCCAAAAATGAAAATTTCGATAAAAATAAATCTGGAATGAATTCCGAGATTTTACTCGAAGAAGCCAAGACACGCTATAGCTCACTTCCAGAAATTTTGGAAAGGGAAGCGGGACTAAGAGTACGATCTTACGGGGGACTAGGATCTTATTCAACGTTGTCTATTCGGGGAACAAACCCAAACCAATCTAGATTTTATATCGATGGAATTCCATTTAACAGTTCACAGTCGGGAGAAGTCAACCTGGCCGATCTTCCCTTTGACAATTTAGAATCCGTCGAGGTTTATAGATCAGGAGTTCCAGTTGGATTCTCGGGTTCTGCAATCGGTGGAATAGTTAATTTAAAATCTATGAAACCATTGAGAAGGACAACTCGGTTGAATATAGGAGGGGGATCTTTCAACACAGGTCGAACTTCCATTTCCCATAGTGATATTAACGAATCCAAAACTCTAGGTTACACAGTGTTCGGTCTAATGGAAAAATCGGATCAAAATTTTTCCTTTCTCAATGATAGAGGCACAATACTACTCAATACAATCGATGATTCAATCGATCGAAGAAAAAATGCTCAATTCGAAAGAGCACAGACAATGGGATCTGTTTTCTGGAGCATTGGCAAAACAGATCTTCGATTGGTAACTGATCTGAATCACAGAAGACAAGGAATTCCAGGACCAGGCAATAATCAAACTGAGAAAACTTCCAGAAAATATAGTCGTCTACTTACAGCAATATCTTCAGATACACAAGAACTGTTTTACGATTGGCTAAGACTTGAGAACAGATTGTACTATACAGGATTTCGAGACGAGTTCTATGACCCAAGAAGCGAATTCAGTTCAGGAAGACCCAATGCTCAGACCAATTCTGAAACTATAGGATTCCAAACTTCACCGACTTTATACTTACTGGATTATTACCAAATCGTTCGAATATCAGGTGGAGCCGAAAAAGAAAATTTTAGAAGAGACCGAAGAAATTTTGATCATATGGTTTTGGAAAAAGAACCAATTCGAAATCGAAACTATTTAAATGCATCCATTGAAGATGAGATTCGTCTATTTGATGCTAAATTGCTTCTGACACCAGGAGTAAGTTTTGATGAATACAGAGATACTTGGCAAAACGATCGAAACTATATTCGTAAAACAACTCAATTCACCAATCCAAGAATGGGATTCTTATGGAAGATTTGGAAAGGTGAATCGCAAGAAATTAAGATTCGAGCCAATGCGAACATTTCGTCCAGAATACCAGCATTTTTAGAATTGTTTGGTGAAAGAGGACAAATACTCGGGAACGAAAATCTTAAGCCTGAAAGATCAGAAAATCGAGACGTCGGGATTGTTTATGATTACGAATTTTGGGGCATACTCAATCGTACAGAAATATCATGGTTCAAAAAAATGATTCGGGATATGATACTGTTTGTTCCGAATTCTCAATTCAGTTTACGTGCAGAAAATATTGATGGAGCCGACATTCAAGGTATAGAAACCGGGCATTCTATGTTTTGGAAATCCTGGAAATTGCGAACCAATTATACTTACCAAATTGCGAAAAACCGTTCCGCTTCACCGAATTTAAATGGGAAATTCCTTCCTCTCCGCCCGATGCACGAATTGTATTCTTCTCTTACTTATTCTCTCGCAAATTGGCAAATTGGTGGAGAATTTACTTATATTGGAGCTGTATTTAGAGATAGAACGAATGAATACGTGAATTACTTGCCTGCACGAGATATTTATGGAGCATTCGTTAGTTACTCACTTTGGAAAGGAGAGAAAGAAGAAGAATTGAAAGTTAGTTTTGAAGTTAAGAATATTCTAAATAAACAATTTTCCGATATAATTGGCTATCCACTTCCTGGGAGAATCTGGTATTGCAATTTGGATTATAAATTTTAA